Within Planococcus citri chromosome 2, ihPlaCitr1.1, whole genome shotgun sequence, the genomic segment GTCTTGCAGCAAGATATCTTCCAACTGTGCTACATCCAAAGTAAATTTATGCTGTTCCTTTAAGGACACAATCGGTATTGGACGTGGTTGGTTCATTCTCTTGTCAGCCTTTTCATCAACGAAGGAAGTCTTTAAACTGAACTAGGAActataaaaaagttaaaatgagattttttaaaaagaatcatGTCTAATACATTTGTATTTACACGttcttaattttaaattcaggTTGTGAAATATTCTGATATATTTtataataggtagaggtacctaatatgtaatgtgtacataattatattcgTGGCCATTGtttcgccattttcaaaaaaatcgataagtATAGAAaagaaatacgtaggtacctacttataagggTATTATTTACTTACCAAATCACTTCGCTCAGATGTTTCGAATTTTATCTGTCGTTTGTTTCACAATTACTGCAGAATACGAAAAATTACAACACTGAGTTGCATAAACGGCAAAAAgtatataattttgtttttagaatTAGAAGCACCTTGATAATGACTGATGTTTGGCAGTGGcagataatttaaaattttcataaaaaaaaaacatacatagATAAATCCAGAATTATATCTATCTactgttttatttcattttgtcatTTCCTGCGGTGAAACAACGGGTATAGGTATGCTTAAATTGGAATAATTGCTGtgattcaattaaaaaatgtgtaggtaggtaggtaggtaccaaaaaaaaaaaaaaaaaatgtaagttataggataaaaaatatgaaacttgaagcgaataagtacataggtaaggtTAAGTGCCAAAATgttctgtaaaattttcaagcaagcTATTAAGTATACTCGTGTTGAATTTTAagctaaaatattaaaaaattcgcgattttcTCAAGAATGTTGaacgagatgaaaaaatgttcaaattggaATTTCTCATCTTCAAGTGAGTAGCAAACAATGCTTGATCAgttgatccccccccccccaaaaaaaaaatcgattgaaaacggtgtCGAACCGTTTTCAGCAGATCTGGAAcctctcacaaaattttacctaatgaaGTTGAACATGCAGCTAAAAACTTACATCATGCTCTTTCATGGCCCTTTATGAGAATCTGGAATTCCAAAATGTCACATGCCGGTCTCAGAACATGCTTTGAAATCACCTGCAAATCaactacctacgtttttttttcaacgtaaaattccTGCAACTTATCGTTAAAATTGTTCATGGAAGAAAAATCATATCATCATTCGATGACAACAGTCAAAAAAACGTGAAACGTTCATTCTAGcctgctttttaaaaaaaatgtttgttatcgattcaagattttattttgttggatcgaatataataaaaatgaaatttcttattttgtaCTACATAGCTACTTATTTCAACGTTGGAATTACTTTTGCCTAAGGTACTGTTATGTTAGGTCATTCtcataattttacttgaatattttgagaacaaaattttacaagaaagtGAATgaacttttaataaaattttacttgacATTTGACAACTGAAATCAACAAACAGAATGAGTATAGAAAACGTTGATGAATTACTGATAGAAAAAGAAGTAACAAAGTAtgcaaataataataataataatttaatgatacaaaaattgacattaagATAATACATCTTAAATTTAGATTATTTTCTTGTTACACCCACGTCGTGCTCGCGCTTGATCGAGGCTTcatcaatttcgaaaatgtaCCCGGAAGATTGGACAATACCAATGGTCGATTTACTCCATTCACTTCATCGAATAAATGAGGATGTGTCAAAATAGTATCTTTCCACGACTGAGTTGAAGTGATCCAAGCAAAGTGCTTTGTAATGTAAAATATCACTTgctttttcaaatgttcaaacaTATATTGATCAGCAAACACTAAAACATCAATTGCGTTTTCTTCAGACAAATCCTTCAACAACATTTCTTCACAAAGTAGTTTCAGACCATTAACATCATATTTCTCAGCTGCTACAAGTAAGTCACATACCATCCCTGGATCGGCTGGATCTGGAGTTTTATCGGTGTACAAATACAGTAGAAATGCTTTAAACACTTCAGGTTTCATGTCTGGAATATCTACCTTGTTGAGTCGATTTTCTTCCATATCGTGTTTGAACATTGCAGCGAAAACAGGACTACGCGCTGCTAAAATGATCTTGTGAGCACCGAAATTCTCACCATTCAGAGAGAATGTCACGTCTATCAAGTCTTGATTAAGCAATGAGCGTTCCAAACTCTTTGAAACAGCGTTTTCAGTGATCATTGGTCCTACACTACACCGCTGCACTGTTTCGACGGTTGTGCTGTTTAATGTAGCGATTTTCAGTTCACACACAATTGTCAACGCGTCTTTGTGCAATATTCGTAGGCCTGGAAATGGGTTCAGTAAtcttgtttttgaaataaatcctGGATATCCTCTAGAACTTGTTTTTGCACCTGCTTTGAATATATGGCAATACTGGAGAACATTTGCTTTATTTCCTTTAccatccaaaaaataaaatttcgctcTAGCTAAAATAGGCCTACCATCGGTAAAGCCTTTATCAAGGTGCAAATACAATGCGAAATAATCACTCCAACAAggcatcaaattttcaacttgcaaTTCCAAGTGCCACTCACATTCAGGATACGTGGGGATTTTAAATACTGTCGATTTCATAACTTTATTCATTTTGCAATGGAAACGTTTAAAATGTTTGATTGTCCATAAATAAGAGAATTCTCCCCATTTGACATCGACGAGAGAATGTTCATTTTTAATGGAGGCTTCGGTTTCTGAATTTAACGCTGATGGTTGAGAGGACGAAGTTGACTGGCCCATCTCTACAAGTAGACCGTATGGGAGAATAAGTACGATACCTTTCAAAAATGGTGCTGGATTTCAAGTTTACAATGAAGCTATATGCTGCAAAACGACGCAATAATGAAAGGTAACGGCAAACCCCCTGAAAAAAGGAATTCAGATTATATTTTATGAAACAATAATTATATTCAACAAGTAAGATTTGAAAATGATGACGGACGGCGACTCACCAATCCACTTCTTGCAACACAATtcagattgaaaaattcgtgcaaTCATACAATTCATAACATTTTAGTATTCGTCACTTCAACACACATGCTTTAGatcacaatgaaaaattttcactatcaCTCTGATCCGATCACTCGTTTGCTTCACAGTTCACACCAAACCATCACACTCCACGTGTCATAACCAGGGTTGTACatgttcaaaacaaaaatgtttaaaacacgtgtaaaacaaatgaaaaaaaacaaaacgatgttttaatttaaacaaaaaaaaccgtttaaaacagtgttttttttttgttttaaacgtgttttttttcaactccaatttcctaagaaaacacgtttttttttagtttcttgttgaaaaaaagttgaattgaacaaactgtatttttagagacaaattttgtgttttgattcgaatttttcaatatttctcgagctttatagctattttataacgccacatcttaaaaattgatgtctggtgaacccaaaacaaatgaatttgtgtttaaaacacatagtttcaaacaagaaaaaaaaaagtttttaaacaaaaaaaacacgtttttgtacaactgTACAACCCTGGCCATTAACTCCACTCATCATTCACCTATAACGCATGCGCAGTTTATCATACTAATAGAGTGTGTTTTGTTGCCAGTTGCTTGCCTGAGTGcctacaaaattgaaaatgaaatttgaaggtacaataacaaataaaaatataacaatgcgaacaagtaagtacctaacaaCAAATATAATCCATCCATTACATTTTAAGTGGAAAGATTGCAATGAACACTCGGCAAAAGTAAGCAAAAGTATGTCCTTTGGTTCTGGCTTCTGGCCTGGTCTAGACTGTCTAGAGGTCTGATTTCTGaggcttttttttctcaagaagtTGATTCAAATttacagaaatgagaaaatgtagTACTTTGGGACATTTTTGAGCTTCTCTAACACATTTTtgtcattcaaaaataaaatcaatggctttgaaattttaccttGAGTTATTTTTACTCCAAAATACTCGTagctcatcaaaattcaaatccaccaaattgacctataaGGGTATAAGTAGTACAATCGTTTCGTTCACCAGCCCTGATTGAGAGAATAAATCGAAAACATTCATTTGCATGGAAATGGAATTAATTTATTCTTTGTACCACTACCAAGtcagaaaagatgaaaattgatctaATTCATATTTATTTTACTTAAAATAAGTACTGTGATTAATTAGAATTCGAACAAATGATCATCTTCAATCCGTTGTACAGGAAAGTTTAGAATTTAAGTTTAGAACAtcagtttttctgttttggcAAATTGAGGATATTCATGATCTATCCATCTGTATTGAGAGTTGCTCACCAGTACTTCCGCaggaatttctcatttttgtagGAAATCAATTGTACTTTGAAGTTAGTTGTTTTGTTGGAATTTGAACTGCATTGatatt encodes:
- the LOC135836857 gene encoding speckle-type POZ protein-like — translated: MGQSTSSSQPSALNSETEASIKNEHSLVDVKWGEFSYLWTIKHFKRFHCKMNKVMKSTVFKIPTYPECEWHLELQVENLMPCWSDYFALYLHLDKGFTDGRPILARAKFYFLDGKGNKANVLQYCHIFKAGAKTSSRGYPGFISKTRLLNPFPGLRILHKDALTIVCELKIATLNSTTVETVQRCSVGPMITENAVSKSLERSLLNQDLIDVTFSLNGENFGAHKIILAARSPVFAAMFKHDMEENRLNKVDIPDMKPEVFKAFLLYLYTDKTPDPADPGMVCDLLVAAEKYDVNGLKLLCEEMLLKDLSEENAIDVLVFADQYMFEHLKKQVIFYITKHFAWITSTQSWKDTILTHPHLFDEVNGVNRPLVLSNLPGTFSKLMKPRSSASTTWV